One window of Magallana gigas chromosome 2, xbMagGiga1.1, whole genome shotgun sequence genomic DNA carries:
- the LOC105339818 gene encoding thioredoxin domain-containing protein 3 homolog isoform X1, producing the protein MARRKQEAQLQQEIETQEEWEDMLSKEGLFVVDIYQEWSGPCSCLIANLRRLKNELGDDLLRFAAAKADTIDALEKYRGHCEPCFLFYAGGVLVAVVRGANSPKILRTITEQLQQEHKVIDGQSERKEIKDPYISQLESQEKLDEDDQEKEEEDDSAEAKSRSQSRFAKEGKKEITVCLIKPDAVAAGKVPEIIADIEAHGIEILKNEERHLTEEEVRSFYSHLQEEPFFDELVSFMTSGNSHVLVLTKGRTGENVISEFRDLIGPTAVEEAKEAKPESLRAKYGEKTFMNALHGSSSEDMAMRELAFFFPDYVAPPAEGKPKLQRTLALIRPDAFKNHKEDILATISEAGFKVAMQKEMQLTREMAEEFYKEHKGQDYFEELITRMTCGPVLALGLAREDAITGWRHMLGPTEVEKAKSEAPESLRAKFALEETKINMLHGSDSEETAKKELEFFFPMEQTVAVIKPDAVGTKDEIIDRIHESGFRIAAQKETNLTRELAEEFYAEHKGKEYYDDLVEHMTSGPTYIMVLSREDAVQGWRQVIGPTDPEKAKEENPDSLRAAYGKNILQNAVHGSSTAEHADVTVKKIFGDLKFAPDGTVIAEDVPEQQEKKEGEEDTEAGEGKEPTNETNEPVLSEEPTEKTQQEPVTTSNTEKEQTAPEVKEEEKKEEEPPKEDATKEESKPAEESKPAEEESKPAEESKPAEEESKPAEEPKPEESKPAEEAPKEEEKKPESPKPNEEQKAEEPKSEEAKTDDAKVEEAKAEESEPKTEQTESNEEQKPAEEGEKKEEEKKEEEKKEEAPAEQG; encoded by the exons ATGGCTAGGCGTAAGCAGGAAGCGCAGCTGCAGCAAGAAATTGAGACTCAGGAAGAATGGGAGGACATGCTCTCAAAAGAGGGCCTCTTTG TTGTTGATATCTACCAAGAATGGAGTGGACCCTGTTCTTGTCTTATCGCAAATCTTCGCCGATTAAAAAATGAACTCGGAGACGACCTCCTTCGTTTTGCTGCT GCTAAAGCAGACACCATTGATGCTCTGGAGAAGTATCGGGGACATTGTGAACCATGCTTTCTCTTCTATGCT ggaGGTGTTTTGGTAGCAGTAGTCAGGGGAGCTAACTCTCCCAAAATTCTGAGAACCATCACTGAACAGCTCCAACAAGAGCATAAAGTCATTGATGGACAGTCAGAGAGGAAGGAG ATAAAGGATCCTTACATTTCTCAGCTGGAATCTCAAGAAAAATTGGATGAGGATGATCAAGAGAAAGAGGAGGAAGATG ATTCTGCGGAAG CGAAAAGCCGTTCACAATCTCGGTTTGCCAAAG AGGGAAAGAAAGAGATCACCGTTTGTCTCATCAAGCCTGATGCTGTGGCCGCCGGAAAAGTGCCCGAGATCATTGCTGAT aTTGAGGCCCATGGCATCGAAATCCTGAAGAATGAAGAGCGCCACCTAACAGAGGAGGAAGTCAGGAGTTTCTACAGTCACCTGCAGGAGGAGCCATTCTTCGATGAACTGGTCAGCTTCATGACCAGTGGAAACTCCCACGTCCTGGTCCTGACGAAGGGAAGAACGGGAGAAAACGTCATCAGCGAGTTCAGGGATCTGATTGGTCCAACAGCGGTCGAGGAAGCTAAGGAGGCCAAGCCTGAGAG CTTGAGAGCCAAGTATGGTGAGAAGACATTCATGAACGCTCTTCATGGCAGCAGCTCAGAAGATATGGCAATGAG GGAATTAGCCTTCTTCTTCCCAGACTATGTTGCTCCACCTGCAGAAGGAAAGCCCAAACTTCAGAGAACATTGGCTCTTATTAGACCAGATGCCTTCAAGAACCATAAAG AGGATATCCTGGCAACTATTAGTGAAGCTGGCTTTAAGGTGGCCATGCAGAAGGAGATGCAGCTCACCAGAGAGATGGCTGAAGAGTTCTACAAGGAACACAAAGGCCAAGATTACTTCGAGGAACTCATCACAAGGATGACATG tggTCCTGTTTTGGCTCTTGGCCTGGCCAGAGAGGATGCCATCACAGGCTGGAGACACATGCTTGGACCCACTGAAGTAGAAAAAGCCAAATCGGAGGCACCAGAGAG TTTACGAGCAAAGTTTGCTCTTGAAGAAACCAAGATCAACATGTTGCACGGATCAGATTCAGAAGAGACAGCCAAGAAAGAATTGGAATTCTTCTTCCCAATGGAACAGACAGTTGCAGTCATTAAACCTGATGCTGTTGGAACAAAGG ATGAGATTATTGACAGAATCCATGAGTCTGGATTCAGGATTGCAGCACAAAAAGAAACGAATTTAACCCGAGAGCTGGCAGAAGAGTTCTATGCTGAGCACAAAGGAAAGGAATACTATGATGATTTAGTGGAACACATGACTAG TGGACCAACTTACATAATGGTGCTATCACGAGAGGATGCCGTCCAAGGATGGAGACAGGTCATTGGTCCAACTGACCCCGAAAAGGCTAAGGAAGAGAACCCAGACTC ATTACGTGCAGCTTACGGCAAAAATATTCTCCAAAATGCAGTTCATGGTAGCTCAACGGCTGAGCACGCGGACGTGACTGTGAAGAAGATATTTggtgatttaaaatttgcaccAGATGGTACTGTCATAG CTGAGGATGTCCCAGAGCAACAAGAGAAGAaag aaggtGAGGAGGATACAGAGGCAGGAGAAGGGAAGGAACCAACTAATGAGACCAATGAACCCGTTTTATCAGAAGAACCCACAGAAAAAACACAACAAG AACCTGTGACAACTTCAAATACTGAGAAAGAACAGACTGCACCTGAAGTTAAAGAAG AAGAGAAGAAGGAAGAAGAACCACCAAAGGAAGATGCCACTAAGGAAGAGTCCAAACCAGCAGAAGAGTCCAAACCAGCAGAGGAAGAGTCCAAACCAGCAGAAGAGTCCAAACCAGCAGAGGAAGAGTCCAAACCAGCAGAAGAGCCTAAACCAGAGG AGTCCAAACCAGCAGAAGAAGCACCAAAGGAAGAAGAGAAAAAACCAG AATCACCAAAGCCTAATGAGGAACAAAAAG CTGAAGAACCTAAAAGTGAAGAGGCAAAAACTGATGACGCCAAAGTTGAGGAGGCTAAAGCAGAGGAAAGTGAACCAAAAACTGAACAAACTGAATCAAATGAGGAACAGAAGCCAG CTGAAGAAGGAGAGAAGAAAGAAGAAGAGAAGAAGGAGGAGGAAAAGAAGGAAGAAGCACCAGCTGAACAAG GTTGA
- the LOC105339818 gene encoding thioredoxin domain-containing protein 3 homolog isoform X10 codes for MARRKQEAQLQQEIETQEEWEDMLSKEGLFVVDIYQEWSGPCSCLIANLRRLKNELGDDLLRFAAAKADTIDALEKYRGHCEPCFLFYAGGVLVAVVRGANSPKILRTITEQLQQEHKVIDGQSERKEIKDPYISQLESQEKLDEDDQEKEEEDDSAEVLETSEGKKEITVCLIKPDAVAAGKVPEIIADIEAHGIEILKNEERHLTEEEVRSFYSHLQEEPFFDELVSFMTSGNSHVLVLTKGRTGENVISEFRDLIGPTAVEEAKEAKPESLRAKYGEKTFMNALHGSSSEDMAMRELAFFFPDYVAPPAEGKPKLQRTLALIRPDAFKNHKEDILATISEAGFKVAMQKEMQLTREMAEEFYKEHKGQDYFEELITRMTCGPVLALGLAREDAITGWRHMLGPTEVEKAKSEAPESLRAKFALEETKINMLHGSDSEETAKKELEFFFPMEQTVAVIKPDAVGTKDEIIDRIHESGFRIAAQKETNLTRELAEEFYAEHKGKEYYDDLVEHMTSGPTYIMVLSREDAVQGWRQVIGPTDPEKAKEENPDSLRAAYGKNILQNAVHGSSTAEHADVTVKKIFGDLKFAPDGTVIAEDVPEQQEKKEGEEDTEAGEGKEPTNETNEPVLSEEPTEKTQQEPVTTSNTEKEQTAPEVKEEEKKEEEPPKEDATKEESKPAEESKPAEEESKPAEESKPAEEESKPAEEPKPEESKPAEEAPKEEEKKPESPKPNEEQKAEEPKSEEAKTDDAKVEEAKAEESEPKTEQTESNEEQKPAEEGEKKEEEKKEEEKKEEAPAEQG; via the exons ATGGCTAGGCGTAAGCAGGAAGCGCAGCTGCAGCAAGAAATTGAGACTCAGGAAGAATGGGAGGACATGCTCTCAAAAGAGGGCCTCTTTG TTGTTGATATCTACCAAGAATGGAGTGGACCCTGTTCTTGTCTTATCGCAAATCTTCGCCGATTAAAAAATGAACTCGGAGACGACCTCCTTCGTTTTGCTGCT GCTAAAGCAGACACCATTGATGCTCTGGAGAAGTATCGGGGACATTGTGAACCATGCTTTCTCTTCTATGCT ggaGGTGTTTTGGTAGCAGTAGTCAGGGGAGCTAACTCTCCCAAAATTCTGAGAACCATCACTGAACAGCTCCAACAAGAGCATAAAGTCATTGATGGACAGTCAGAGAGGAAGGAG ATAAAGGATCCTTACATTTCTCAGCTGGAATCTCAAGAAAAATTGGATGAGGATGATCAAGAGAAAGAGGAGGAAGATG ATTCTGCGGAAG TTTTAGAAACATctg AGGGAAAGAAAGAGATCACCGTTTGTCTCATCAAGCCTGATGCTGTGGCCGCCGGAAAAGTGCCCGAGATCATTGCTGAT aTTGAGGCCCATGGCATCGAAATCCTGAAGAATGAAGAGCGCCACCTAACAGAGGAGGAAGTCAGGAGTTTCTACAGTCACCTGCAGGAGGAGCCATTCTTCGATGAACTGGTCAGCTTCATGACCAGTGGAAACTCCCACGTCCTGGTCCTGACGAAGGGAAGAACGGGAGAAAACGTCATCAGCGAGTTCAGGGATCTGATTGGTCCAACAGCGGTCGAGGAAGCTAAGGAGGCCAAGCCTGAGAG CTTGAGAGCCAAGTATGGTGAGAAGACATTCATGAACGCTCTTCATGGCAGCAGCTCAGAAGATATGGCAATGAG GGAATTAGCCTTCTTCTTCCCAGACTATGTTGCTCCACCTGCAGAAGGAAAGCCCAAACTTCAGAGAACATTGGCTCTTATTAGACCAGATGCCTTCAAGAACCATAAAG AGGATATCCTGGCAACTATTAGTGAAGCTGGCTTTAAGGTGGCCATGCAGAAGGAGATGCAGCTCACCAGAGAGATGGCTGAAGAGTTCTACAAGGAACACAAAGGCCAAGATTACTTCGAGGAACTCATCACAAGGATGACATG tggTCCTGTTTTGGCTCTTGGCCTGGCCAGAGAGGATGCCATCACAGGCTGGAGACACATGCTTGGACCCACTGAAGTAGAAAAAGCCAAATCGGAGGCACCAGAGAG TTTACGAGCAAAGTTTGCTCTTGAAGAAACCAAGATCAACATGTTGCACGGATCAGATTCAGAAGAGACAGCCAAGAAAGAATTGGAATTCTTCTTCCCAATGGAACAGACAGTTGCAGTCATTAAACCTGATGCTGTTGGAACAAAGG ATGAGATTATTGACAGAATCCATGAGTCTGGATTCAGGATTGCAGCACAAAAAGAAACGAATTTAACCCGAGAGCTGGCAGAAGAGTTCTATGCTGAGCACAAAGGAAAGGAATACTATGATGATTTAGTGGAACACATGACTAG TGGACCAACTTACATAATGGTGCTATCACGAGAGGATGCCGTCCAAGGATGGAGACAGGTCATTGGTCCAACTGACCCCGAAAAGGCTAAGGAAGAGAACCCAGACTC ATTACGTGCAGCTTACGGCAAAAATATTCTCCAAAATGCAGTTCATGGTAGCTCAACGGCTGAGCACGCGGACGTGACTGTGAAGAAGATATTTggtgatttaaaatttgcaccAGATGGTACTGTCATAG CTGAGGATGTCCCAGAGCAACAAGAGAAGAaag aaggtGAGGAGGATACAGAGGCAGGAGAAGGGAAGGAACCAACTAATGAGACCAATGAACCCGTTTTATCAGAAGAACCCACAGAAAAAACACAACAAG AACCTGTGACAACTTCAAATACTGAGAAAGAACAGACTGCACCTGAAGTTAAAGAAG AAGAGAAGAAGGAAGAAGAACCACCAAAGGAAGATGCCACTAAGGAAGAGTCCAAACCAGCAGAAGAGTCCAAACCAGCAGAGGAAGAGTCCAAACCAGCAGAAGAGTCCAAACCAGCAGAGGAAGAGTCCAAACCAGCAGAAGAGCCTAAACCAGAGG AGTCCAAACCAGCAGAAGAAGCACCAAAGGAAGAAGAGAAAAAACCAG AATCACCAAAGCCTAATGAGGAACAAAAAG CTGAAGAACCTAAAAGTGAAGAGGCAAAAACTGATGACGCCAAAGTTGAGGAGGCTAAAGCAGAGGAAAGTGAACCAAAAACTGAACAAACTGAATCAAATGAGGAACAGAAGCCAG CTGAAGAAGGAGAGAAGAAAGAAGAAGAGAAGAAGGAGGAGGAAAAGAAGGAAGAAGCACCAGCTGAACAAG GTTGA
- the LOC105339818 gene encoding thioredoxin domain-containing protein 3 homolog isoform X3, which produces MARRKQEAQLQQEIETQEEWEDMLSKEGLFVVDIYQQWCGPCTGMVSNLKKIRNDIGDDLLKYAAAKADTIDALEKYRGHCEPCFLFYAGGVLVAVVRGANSPKILRTITEQLQQEHKVIDGQSERKEIKDPYISQLESQEKLDEDDQEKEEEDDSAEAKSRSQSRFAKEGKKEITVCLIKPDAVAAGKVPEIIADIEAHGIEILKNEERHLTEEEVRSFYSHLQEEPFFDELVSFMTSGNSHVLVLTKGRTGENVISEFRDLIGPTAVEEAKEAKPESLRAKYGEKTFMNALHGSSSEDMAMRELAFFFPDYVAPPAEGKPKLQRTLALIRPDAFKNHKEDILATISEAGFKVAMQKEMQLTREMAEEFYKEHKGQDYFEELITRMTCGPVLALGLAREDAITGWRHMLGPTEVEKAKSEAPESLRAKFALEETKINMLHGSDSEETAKKELEFFFPMEQTVAVIKPDAVGTKDEIIDRIHESGFRIAAQKETNLTRELAEEFYAEHKGKEYYDDLVEHMTSGPTYIMVLSREDAVQGWRQVIGPTDPEKAKEENPDSLRAAYGKNILQNAVHGSSTAEHADVTVKKIFGDLKFAPDGTVIAEDVPEQQEKKEGEEDTEAGEGKEPTNETNEPVLSEEPTEKTQQEPVTTSNTEKEQTAPEVKEEEKKEEEPPKEDATKEESKPAEESKPAEEESKPAEESKPAEEESKPAEEPKPEESKPAEEAPKEEEKKPESPKPNEEQKAEEPKSEEAKTDDAKVEEAKAEESEPKTEQTESNEEQKPAEEGEKKEEEKKEEEKKEEAPAEQG; this is translated from the exons ATGGCTAGGCGTAAGCAGGAAGCGCAGCTGCAGCAAGAAATTGAGACTCAGGAAGAATGGGAGGACATGCTCTCAAAAGAGGGCCTCTTTG TGGTAGATATCTATCAGCAGTGGTGTGGCCCTTGTACAGGAATGGTTAGCAACCTTAAGAAAATTCGCAATGATATCGGAGATGACCTACTTAAATATGCAGCT GCTAAAGCAGACACCATTGATGCTCTGGAGAAGTATCGGGGACATTGTGAACCATGCTTTCTCTTCTATGCT ggaGGTGTTTTGGTAGCAGTAGTCAGGGGAGCTAACTCTCCCAAAATTCTGAGAACCATCACTGAACAGCTCCAACAAGAGCATAAAGTCATTGATGGACAGTCAGAGAGGAAGGAG ATAAAGGATCCTTACATTTCTCAGCTGGAATCTCAAGAAAAATTGGATGAGGATGATCAAGAGAAAGAGGAGGAAGATG ATTCTGCGGAAG CGAAAAGCCGTTCACAATCTCGGTTTGCCAAAG AGGGAAAGAAAGAGATCACCGTTTGTCTCATCAAGCCTGATGCTGTGGCCGCCGGAAAAGTGCCCGAGATCATTGCTGAT aTTGAGGCCCATGGCATCGAAATCCTGAAGAATGAAGAGCGCCACCTAACAGAGGAGGAAGTCAGGAGTTTCTACAGTCACCTGCAGGAGGAGCCATTCTTCGATGAACTGGTCAGCTTCATGACCAGTGGAAACTCCCACGTCCTGGTCCTGACGAAGGGAAGAACGGGAGAAAACGTCATCAGCGAGTTCAGGGATCTGATTGGTCCAACAGCGGTCGAGGAAGCTAAGGAGGCCAAGCCTGAGAG CTTGAGAGCCAAGTATGGTGAGAAGACATTCATGAACGCTCTTCATGGCAGCAGCTCAGAAGATATGGCAATGAG GGAATTAGCCTTCTTCTTCCCAGACTATGTTGCTCCACCTGCAGAAGGAAAGCCCAAACTTCAGAGAACATTGGCTCTTATTAGACCAGATGCCTTCAAGAACCATAAAG AGGATATCCTGGCAACTATTAGTGAAGCTGGCTTTAAGGTGGCCATGCAGAAGGAGATGCAGCTCACCAGAGAGATGGCTGAAGAGTTCTACAAGGAACACAAAGGCCAAGATTACTTCGAGGAACTCATCACAAGGATGACATG tggTCCTGTTTTGGCTCTTGGCCTGGCCAGAGAGGATGCCATCACAGGCTGGAGACACATGCTTGGACCCACTGAAGTAGAAAAAGCCAAATCGGAGGCACCAGAGAG TTTACGAGCAAAGTTTGCTCTTGAAGAAACCAAGATCAACATGTTGCACGGATCAGATTCAGAAGAGACAGCCAAGAAAGAATTGGAATTCTTCTTCCCAATGGAACAGACAGTTGCAGTCATTAAACCTGATGCTGTTGGAACAAAGG ATGAGATTATTGACAGAATCCATGAGTCTGGATTCAGGATTGCAGCACAAAAAGAAACGAATTTAACCCGAGAGCTGGCAGAAGAGTTCTATGCTGAGCACAAAGGAAAGGAATACTATGATGATTTAGTGGAACACATGACTAG TGGACCAACTTACATAATGGTGCTATCACGAGAGGATGCCGTCCAAGGATGGAGACAGGTCATTGGTCCAACTGACCCCGAAAAGGCTAAGGAAGAGAACCCAGACTC ATTACGTGCAGCTTACGGCAAAAATATTCTCCAAAATGCAGTTCATGGTAGCTCAACGGCTGAGCACGCGGACGTGACTGTGAAGAAGATATTTggtgatttaaaatttgcaccAGATGGTACTGTCATAG CTGAGGATGTCCCAGAGCAACAAGAGAAGAaag aaggtGAGGAGGATACAGAGGCAGGAGAAGGGAAGGAACCAACTAATGAGACCAATGAACCCGTTTTATCAGAAGAACCCACAGAAAAAACACAACAAG AACCTGTGACAACTTCAAATACTGAGAAAGAACAGACTGCACCTGAAGTTAAAGAAG AAGAGAAGAAGGAAGAAGAACCACCAAAGGAAGATGCCACTAAGGAAGAGTCCAAACCAGCAGAAGAGTCCAAACCAGCAGAGGAAGAGTCCAAACCAGCAGAAGAGTCCAAACCAGCAGAGGAAGAGTCCAAACCAGCAGAAGAGCCTAAACCAGAGG AGTCCAAACCAGCAGAAGAAGCACCAAAGGAAGAAGAGAAAAAACCAG AATCACCAAAGCCTAATGAGGAACAAAAAG CTGAAGAACCTAAAAGTGAAGAGGCAAAAACTGATGACGCCAAAGTTGAGGAGGCTAAAGCAGAGGAAAGTGAACCAAAAACTGAACAAACTGAATCAAATGAGGAACAGAAGCCAG CTGAAGAAGGAGAGAAGAAAGAAGAAGAGAAGAAGGAGGAGGAAAAGAAGGAAGAAGCACCAGCTGAACAAG GTTGA
- the LOC105339818 gene encoding thioredoxin domain-containing protein 3 homolog isoform X9, producing the protein MARRKQEAQLQQEIETQEEWEDMLSKEGLFVVDIYQEWSGPCSCLIANLRRLKNELGDDLLRFAAAKADTIDALEKYRGHCEPCFLFYAGGVLVAVVRGANSPKILRTITEQLQQEHKVIDGQSERKEIKDPYISQLESQEKLDEDDQEKEEEDDSAEAKSRSQSRFAKEGKKEITVCLIKPDAVAAGKVPEIIADIEAHGIEILKNEERHLTEEEVRSFYSHLQEEPFFDELVSFMTSGNSHVLVLTKGRTGENVISEFRDLIGPTAVEEAKEAKPESLRAKYGEKTFMNALHGSSSEDMAMRELAFFFPDYVAPPAEGKPKLQRTLALIRPDAFKNHKEDILATISEAGFKVAMQKEMQLTREMAEEFYKEHKGQDYFEELITRMTCGPVLALGLAREDAITGWRHMLGPTEVEKAKSEAPESLRAKFALEETKINMLHGSDSEETAKKELEFFFPMEQTVAVIKPDAVGTKDEIIDRIHESGFRIAAQKETNLTRELAEEFYAEHKGKEYYDDLVEHMTSGPTYIMVLSREDAVQGWRQVIGPTDPEKAKEENPDSLRAAYGKNILQNAVHGSSTAEHADVTVKKIFGDLKFAPDAEDVPEQQEKKGEEDTEAGEGKEPTNETNEPVLSEEPTEKTQQEPVTTSNTEKEQTAPEVKEEEKKEEEPPKEDATKEESKPAEESKPAEEESKPAEESKPAEEESKPAEEPKPEESKPAEEAPKEEEKKPESPKPNEEQKAEEPKSEEAKTDDAKVEEAKAEESEPKTEQTESNEEQKPAEEGEKKEEEKKEEEKKEEAPAEQG; encoded by the exons ATGGCTAGGCGTAAGCAGGAAGCGCAGCTGCAGCAAGAAATTGAGACTCAGGAAGAATGGGAGGACATGCTCTCAAAAGAGGGCCTCTTTG TTGTTGATATCTACCAAGAATGGAGTGGACCCTGTTCTTGTCTTATCGCAAATCTTCGCCGATTAAAAAATGAACTCGGAGACGACCTCCTTCGTTTTGCTGCT GCTAAAGCAGACACCATTGATGCTCTGGAGAAGTATCGGGGACATTGTGAACCATGCTTTCTCTTCTATGCT ggaGGTGTTTTGGTAGCAGTAGTCAGGGGAGCTAACTCTCCCAAAATTCTGAGAACCATCACTGAACAGCTCCAACAAGAGCATAAAGTCATTGATGGACAGTCAGAGAGGAAGGAG ATAAAGGATCCTTACATTTCTCAGCTGGAATCTCAAGAAAAATTGGATGAGGATGATCAAGAGAAAGAGGAGGAAGATG ATTCTGCGGAAG CGAAAAGCCGTTCACAATCTCGGTTTGCCAAAG AGGGAAAGAAAGAGATCACCGTTTGTCTCATCAAGCCTGATGCTGTGGCCGCCGGAAAAGTGCCCGAGATCATTGCTGAT aTTGAGGCCCATGGCATCGAAATCCTGAAGAATGAAGAGCGCCACCTAACAGAGGAGGAAGTCAGGAGTTTCTACAGTCACCTGCAGGAGGAGCCATTCTTCGATGAACTGGTCAGCTTCATGACCAGTGGAAACTCCCACGTCCTGGTCCTGACGAAGGGAAGAACGGGAGAAAACGTCATCAGCGAGTTCAGGGATCTGATTGGTCCAACAGCGGTCGAGGAAGCTAAGGAGGCCAAGCCTGAGAG CTTGAGAGCCAAGTATGGTGAGAAGACATTCATGAACGCTCTTCATGGCAGCAGCTCAGAAGATATGGCAATGAG GGAATTAGCCTTCTTCTTCCCAGACTATGTTGCTCCACCTGCAGAAGGAAAGCCCAAACTTCAGAGAACATTGGCTCTTATTAGACCAGATGCCTTCAAGAACCATAAAG AGGATATCCTGGCAACTATTAGTGAAGCTGGCTTTAAGGTGGCCATGCAGAAGGAGATGCAGCTCACCAGAGAGATGGCTGAAGAGTTCTACAAGGAACACAAAGGCCAAGATTACTTCGAGGAACTCATCACAAGGATGACATG tggTCCTGTTTTGGCTCTTGGCCTGGCCAGAGAGGATGCCATCACAGGCTGGAGACACATGCTTGGACCCACTGAAGTAGAAAAAGCCAAATCGGAGGCACCAGAGAG TTTACGAGCAAAGTTTGCTCTTGAAGAAACCAAGATCAACATGTTGCACGGATCAGATTCAGAAGAGACAGCCAAGAAAGAATTGGAATTCTTCTTCCCAATGGAACAGACAGTTGCAGTCATTAAACCTGATGCTGTTGGAACAAAGG ATGAGATTATTGACAGAATCCATGAGTCTGGATTCAGGATTGCAGCACAAAAAGAAACGAATTTAACCCGAGAGCTGGCAGAAGAGTTCTATGCTGAGCACAAAGGAAAGGAATACTATGATGATTTAGTGGAACACATGACTAG TGGACCAACTTACATAATGGTGCTATCACGAGAGGATGCCGTCCAAGGATGGAGACAGGTCATTGGTCCAACTGACCCCGAAAAGGCTAAGGAAGAGAACCCAGACTC ATTACGTGCAGCTTACGGCAAAAATATTCTCCAAAATGCAGTTCATGGTAGCTCAACGGCTGAGCACGCGGACGTGACTGTGAAGAAGATATTTggtgatttaaaatttgcaccAGATG CTGAGGATGTCCCAGAGCAACAAGAGAAGAaag gtGAGGAGGATACAGAGGCAGGAGAAGGGAAGGAACCAACTAATGAGACCAATGAACCCGTTTTATCAGAAGAACCCACAGAAAAAACACAACAAG AACCTGTGACAACTTCAAATACTGAGAAAGAACAGACTGCACCTGAAGTTAAAGAAG AAGAGAAGAAGGAAGAAGAACCACCAAAGGAAGATGCCACTAAGGAAGAGTCCAAACCAGCAGAAGAGTCCAAACCAGCAGAGGAAGAGTCCAAACCAGCAGAAGAGTCCAAACCAGCAGAGGAAGAGTCCAAACCAGCAGAAGAGCCTAAACCAGAGG AGTCCAAACCAGCAGAAGAAGCACCAAAGGAAGAAGAGAAAAAACCAG AATCACCAAAGCCTAATGAGGAACAAAAAG CTGAAGAACCTAAAAGTGAAGAGGCAAAAACTGATGACGCCAAAGTTGAGGAGGCTAAAGCAGAGGAAAGTGAACCAAAAACTGAACAAACTGAATCAAATGAGGAACAGAAGCCAG CTGAAGAAGGAGAGAAGAAAGAAGAAGAGAAGAAGGAGGAGGAAAAGAAGGAAGAAGCACCAGCTGAACAAG GTTGA